The following proteins are co-located in the Paludibaculum fermentans genome:
- a CDS encoding BamA/TamA family outer membrane protein, with product MRYQNRTVSAPRKRPQRPGWRAAICSSLAALALLAEGASGQEQTRAGQIEKQRAEKAARLKPDEVSPAERRLRDFREQHYMERFAAGIYGFRPKIGNMVTGGGFAIGPEYYRNGLANGLMNVRASAQISTRNYHKLEASMAMPELARGRLNFDVLAVHRYLPSLQYYGTGPDTPKEFRTNYLLEDTSVDGTLAGRPWKSLVLGGTSGYLWTNVGRGRDSRFASAETAFTPAQAPGIDLQTNYLRNGVFAQWDYRDNPAGPKQGGNYVMQYSWYHDNRIGLYSFRRLDLDLQQYIGFLNKTRVIALRAKARLSDTDRNEQIPFYMQPFLGGSDDLRGYRPFRFNDRNSMVLNAEYRWEIFSGLDGAVFADAGKVFPRRGLLNFRDLESSVGFGLRFNARNRTAVRVDVGFSHEGFQVWFKFNDVFATRRFGTSAGQPLY from the coding sequence CGGCCAGGCTGGAGAGCCGCCATCTGCTCCAGCCTGGCGGCCCTGGCGCTGTTGGCGGAAGGTGCGAGCGGGCAGGAACAGACCCGGGCAGGGCAGATTGAAAAGCAACGGGCCGAGAAGGCGGCCCGGTTGAAACCGGATGAAGTGTCGCCGGCGGAACGGCGTTTGCGCGACTTCCGCGAGCAGCACTACATGGAGCGGTTTGCGGCCGGCATCTATGGTTTTCGGCCGAAGATCGGCAACATGGTCACCGGCGGCGGGTTTGCGATCGGGCCCGAGTATTACAGAAACGGACTGGCCAACGGCTTGATGAACGTCAGGGCCTCGGCGCAGATATCGACGCGCAACTACCACAAGCTGGAAGCGTCGATGGCCATGCCGGAACTGGCCCGCGGCCGGCTGAACTTCGATGTCCTCGCCGTCCATCGCTATCTCCCGTCGCTTCAATATTATGGGACGGGCCCGGACACCCCGAAGGAGTTCCGGACCAACTACCTGCTGGAAGACACCAGCGTGGACGGCACCCTCGCCGGCCGGCCGTGGAAGAGCCTGGTGCTGGGCGGGACCAGCGGCTACCTGTGGACCAATGTCGGCCGCGGCCGCGACAGCCGGTTCGCCTCCGCCGAAACCGCGTTCACGCCGGCCCAGGCGCCGGGCATCGACCTCCAGACGAACTACCTGCGCAATGGCGTGTTTGCCCAGTGGGATTACCGCGATAACCCCGCGGGCCCCAAGCAGGGCGGGAACTACGTGATGCAGTACTCGTGGTATCACGATAACCGCATAGGCTTGTACAGCTTCCGGCGGCTGGACCTGGATCTCCAGCAATACATCGGGTTCCTGAACAAGACCCGGGTGATCGCGCTGCGAGCCAAAGCGCGGTTGAGCGATACAGACCGCAACGAGCAGATTCCGTTCTACATGCAGCCGTTTCTGGGCGGGTCTGACGATTTGCGCGGCTACCGCCCGTTCCGGTTCAACGATCGTAACTCCATGGTTCTGAACGCGGAATACCGCTGGGAGATCTTCAGCGGACTCGACGGGGCGGTTTTTGCCGACGCCGGTAAAGTCTTCCCGCGCCGGGGCCTGCTGAATTTCCGGGATCTGGAATCTTCGGTCGGGTTTGGATTGCGGTTCAACGCGCGCAACCGGACCGCGGTGCGTGTGGATGTGGGTTTCAGCCACGAGGGCTTCCAGGTGTGGTTCAAGTTCAATGATGTTTTTGCGACGCGGCGGTTCGGCACGAGTGCCGGGCAGCCCCTGTACTGA